From Pseudomonas putida, one genomic window encodes:
- a CDS encoding glycosyltransferase family 4 protein — protein MIKVLHFFKTYYPDSMGGIEQVIFQIAEGCRAEGIDSQVLYLSNRGAARNQPVANHLAHRAKLDLHVASTGFSLSALKDFTELAREADIVHYHFPWPYMDLVHFMARVNKPSVVSYHSDIVKQKWLLKLYQPLMHRFFQSVDRVVASSPNYAAHSPVLTRFKDKVSIIPYGLDRSTYPKASAQKLAYWRARLGERFFLFVGALRYYKGLDHLLQAAQLNGLPVAIMGGGFLEGQLKQQAAELGLDNVHFLGGLPDEDKAALLELCYGFVFPSHLRSESFGISLLEAAMYSKPLISCEMGSGTTFINLADQTGLVVPPRDATALAQAMQRLWDTPAMAQAMGAKALQRYEEVFTAPLMAASYAELYRSLLQGRQGPA, from the coding sequence ATGATCAAGGTTCTGCATTTTTTCAAGACCTACTACCCCGACTCCATGGGCGGTATCGAGCAGGTCATTTTCCAGATCGCCGAAGGTTGCCGAGCCGAGGGTATCGATTCGCAAGTGCTCTACCTCAGCAACCGTGGGGCGGCGCGCAACCAGCCGGTGGCCAACCACCTGGCCCACCGCGCCAAGCTTGACCTGCACGTGGCCTCTACCGGCTTCTCGCTGTCGGCCCTCAAGGACTTCACCGAGCTGGCCAGGGAGGCGGATATCGTCCATTACCATTTCCCCTGGCCCTACATGGACCTTGTGCATTTCATGGCACGGGTGAACAAGCCGTCCGTGGTGAGCTACCACTCGGATATCGTCAAGCAGAAGTGGTTGCTCAAACTCTATCAGCCTTTGATGCACCGTTTTTTCCAGAGCGTGGACCGGGTTGTCGCATCCTCGCCCAACTATGCCGCGCATAGCCCGGTGCTGACGCGCTTCAAAGACAAGGTCTCGATCATCCCCTATGGCCTGGACCGGTCGACCTACCCCAAGGCATCCGCGCAAAAGCTGGCGTACTGGCGCGCGCGGTTGGGTGAGCGGTTTTTCCTGTTCGTCGGCGCGTTGCGCTACTACAAGGGCCTGGACCACTTGCTGCAGGCCGCGCAACTCAATGGCTTGCCAGTGGCGATCATGGGCGGCGGCTTCCTCGAAGGGCAGCTCAAGCAGCAGGCCGCCGAACTGGGGTTGGACAATGTGCACTTTCTCGGCGGCCTGCCCGATGAAGACAAAGCCGCGCTGCTGGAGCTGTGCTACGGCTTCGTGTTCCCGTCGCACCTGCGCTCCGAGTCGTTCGGCATTTCGCTGCTGGAGGCGGCCATGTATAGCAAGCCGCTGATTTCTTGTGAAATGGGTTCGGGTACCACGTTCATCAACCTGGCCGATCAGACCGGGCTGGTAGTGCCGCCACGGGATGCCACGGCGTTGGCACAGGCCATGCAGCGCCTGTGGGACACCCCAGCCATGGCCCAGGCCATGGGGGCCAAAGCGTTGCAGCGCTATGAAGAGGTCTTTACCGCACCTTTGATGGCCGCCTCATACGCTGAGCTTTACCGTAGCCTGTTACAAGGCAGGCAAGGCCCCGCCTGA
- a CDS encoding TolC family outer membrane protein gives MIVLRLLPGVLICMTAWQAMAVESQGEMPRGVAASTYALDLAGLYREARLEDPRVLAAYARARSAAEQQREALGGLLPQVSANANSSRVLRKNELSRDIYNNETYSLSLTQYLYNKPAWERYQKSKSVKAQKGQQAEDTLAEATVDLAKRYFVALAADDELALVQAERRATQKNLDRVSMMFDRQMAKITDKLDMQARVDSLAAQEVDARNQVQVSREALAEIVGRPINEPLSRVRNDVALQAPTRPLQSWITQAVETNPMLKASQSGAEAANAAVREGKGEHYPQLSLSLSAQQSDQGYDNTQAPRSDSYVATLGVKIPIYSGGSTSARVRGLYDEQLAAEEQMEGVRRQVVKETTTAYLTAQSSVEKIRANRNALSSAQKSSVAAQKAFTYGVVNAVDVLTAVQNEFKARRDLLRSQYDFITNLFLLNRWAGELNQESVDNVNVWLSPVPETSLPGGDVARVDGAAAARPVAGKAVQGATALN, from the coding sequence ATGATTGTGCTGCGTTTGCTACCGGGTGTTTTGATTTGCATGACCGCTTGGCAGGCGATGGCGGTGGAGTCCCAGGGCGAAATGCCAAGAGGTGTTGCCGCATCGACCTACGCCCTGGACCTCGCAGGGCTCTACCGCGAAGCCCGTCTGGAAGATCCTCGCGTGCTGGCTGCCTACGCCCGGGCGCGTTCGGCGGCCGAGCAGCAGCGTGAAGCCTTGGGTGGCTTGCTGCCGCAGGTTTCGGCCAACGCCAACTCCAGCCGTGTGTTGCGCAAGAACGAACTGTCGCGCGACATTTATAACAACGAAACCTACTCGCTCAGCCTGACCCAGTACCTGTACAACAAGCCGGCCTGGGAGCGTTACCAGAAGTCCAAGAGCGTCAAGGCCCAGAAAGGCCAGCAGGCCGAGGATACCTTGGCCGAAGCGACAGTCGACCTGGCCAAGCGCTACTTCGTTGCCCTGGCGGCAGACGATGAGCTGGCGCTGGTGCAGGCCGAGCGCCGCGCCACGCAAAAGAACCTTGACCGCGTCAGCATGATGTTCGACCGGCAAATGGCCAAGATCACCGATAAGCTCGACATGCAGGCGCGTGTCGATTCGCTGGCGGCGCAAGAGGTCGACGCACGCAACCAGGTGCAGGTCAGCCGTGAGGCATTGGCCGAGATTGTCGGGCGGCCAATCAATGAACCGCTGAGCCGGGTGCGAAATGATGTGGCACTGCAGGCGCCGACGCGCCCGCTGCAAAGCTGGATTACCCAGGCGGTTGAAACCAACCCGATGCTCAAGGCCTCGCAAAGCGGCGCCGAGGCGGCCAATGCCGCGGTGCGTGAGGGCAAGGGCGAGCATTATCCTCAGCTGTCTTTGAGTTTGAGTGCACAGCAAAGTGACCAAGGGTACGACAACACCCAGGCGCCGCGCAGCGACAGTTATGTGGCCACGCTCGGGGTGAAAATCCCAATCTATAGCGGCGGTTCCACTTCTGCCCGGGTGCGGGGGCTGTATGACGAGCAACTGGCGGCCGAAGAGCAGATGGAAGGCGTTCGCCGCCAAGTGGTCAAAGAAACCACCACGGCGTATCTCACTGCCCAGTCCAGTGTCGAGAAGATCCGCGCCAACCGTAATGCGTTGTCCTCAGCGCAGAAGTCCAGCGTTGCCGCGCAAAAGGCGTTCACCTACGGCGTGGTCAACGCCGTGGATGTGCTGACGGCCGTACAGAACGAGTTCAAGGCGCGGCGTGATCTGTTGAGATCGCAATATGATTTCATTACCAACCTGTTCCTGCTCAATCGCTGGGCAGGGGAGTTGAATCAGGAAAGCGTGGACAACGTGAACGTGTGGTTGAGCCCGGTGCCCGAGACCAGCTTGCCTGGTGGCGATGTGGCCCGTGTTGATGGCGCGGCTGCTGCGCGGCCCGTGGCTGGTAAGGCGGTGCAGGGTGCAACTGCGCTGAATTGA
- a CDS encoding type I secretion system permease/ATPase gives MSSQSENNLQTALKACKSSFISVGFFSFFVNALMLVPTFFMIQVSGRVVPSSSTSTLFMLTLILTILVATMGALEWVRSRIMVRISNRLDVMLSRDVYRASFKRALNSGGSDATAQSLNDLTALRQFFTGTGLFAFFDAPWFPIYTAVMFLFHPWFGWMTLGCGVALAVLAVVNHRVTGKALATANKENVASNVITTKTLRNAEVIESMGMLETLMNRWAKRQRNIMLLQSEASDKGGVVSSISKTFRTWSQSIMLAIGAYLVVTHEINPGLLMAGSLLLGRALSPIDQMIGSWKGFVAAKVQYDRLSKVMDDLNKEPERMPLPAPEGHIQVENLIVAPPGAKAPVLRSISFVAPAGSVVGIVGPSAAGKSTLVRALMGIWPPQHGVVRLDGADISTWDKQALGPYVGYLPQDIELFEGSISENIARFDKVDPEKVVQAAQMAGVHEMILMLPDGYDTVIGSDGVNLSGGQRQRIGLARAIYGNPRLIVLDEPNSNLDDVGERALGVALQKLKETGATVFIVSHRPNILTRLDRILVMAGGTISMYGERDRVIAELAAQQAKGQQRVAQPAAPQPPAVAPTAPRPAPPAAPAAAPVTSTSTGA, from the coding sequence ATGAGTTCACAATCCGAAAATAACCTGCAAACCGCACTCAAAGCCTGTAAAAGCAGCTTCATTTCGGTCGGTTTCTTCAGCTTCTTCGTCAATGCGCTGATGCTGGTGCCCACCTTCTTCATGATCCAGGTGTCCGGGCGCGTCGTACCTTCTAGCAGCACCTCCACGTTGTTTATGCTTACCCTCATTCTTACCATTTTGGTCGCCACCATGGGTGCGCTGGAGTGGGTGCGTTCGCGCATTATGGTGCGTATCAGCAACCGCCTGGATGTGATGCTCAGCCGCGATGTGTATCGGGCCAGCTTCAAGCGCGCACTCAACAGTGGTGGTTCGGATGCTACTGCGCAGTCGTTGAACGATTTGACTGCCTTGCGCCAGTTTTTCACCGGTACGGGGCTTTTTGCGTTTTTCGATGCTCCATGGTTTCCCATTTATACGGCGGTGATGTTCCTGTTCCATCCTTGGTTCGGGTGGATGACGCTCGGGTGCGGTGTCGCGCTCGCGGTGCTGGCGGTGGTCAACCACCGCGTGACCGGTAAGGCGTTGGCCACTGCCAATAAAGAGAACGTCGCCTCTAACGTCATCACCACCAAAACCCTGCGCAATGCCGAAGTCATCGAGTCGATGGGCATGCTGGAAACACTGATGAACCGCTGGGCCAAGCGCCAGCGCAACATCATGCTGCTGCAGTCCGAGGCTAGTGATAAGGGCGGCGTGGTCAGCTCGATTTCCAAGACGTTCCGCACCTGGTCGCAGTCAATCATGCTGGCCATCGGTGCTTACCTGGTGGTAACTCACGAAATCAACCCGGGTCTCCTGATGGCCGGTTCCCTGCTGCTGGGCCGGGCGCTGTCGCCCATCGACCAGATGATCGGTAGCTGGAAAGGTTTTGTCGCCGCCAAGGTTCAGTACGACCGCCTTAGCAAGGTGATGGACGACCTCAACAAAGAGCCGGAGCGCATGCCACTGCCTGCCCCGGAAGGCCACATTCAGGTGGAAAACCTGATTGTCGCGCCGCCAGGCGCCAAGGCTCCGGTACTGCGCAGCATCAGCTTCGTGGCGCCAGCCGGCTCGGTCGTCGGCATCGTCGGCCCGAGCGCTGCGGGCAAGTCGACCTTGGTGCGTGCGCTGATGGGCATCTGGCCGCCCCAGCACGGCGTGGTGCGCCTGGATGGCGCCGACATCTCGACCTGGGACAAGCAGGCCCTAGGCCCGTACGTCGGCTACCTGCCGCAGGACATCGAGCTGTTCGAAGGCAGCATCAGCGAAAACATCGCCCGCTTCGACAAAGTCGACCCGGAGAAGGTGGTGCAGGCGGCGCAGATGGCCGGTGTGCACGAAATGATCCTGATGCTTCCGGACGGCTACGACACCGTGATTGGAAGCGACGGTGTCAACCTTTCTGGCGGCCAGCGCCAGCGCATCGGCCTTGCCCGTGCCATTTATGGCAACCCGCGCCTGATCGTGCTCGACGAGCCCAACTCCAACCTGGACGATGTGGGCGAGCGCGCACTGGGCGTAGCCCTGCAAAAGCTCAAGGAAACCGGCGCCACGGTGTTCATCGTGTCGCACCGCCCCAACATCCTCACGCGCCTGGACCGCATCCTCGTCATGGCCGGCGGCACCATCTCGATGTATGGCGAGCGTGATCGTGTCATCGCCGAGCTGGCCGCGCAGCAGGCCAAGGGCCAGCAGCGCGTTGCTCAACCGGCTGCGCCGCAACCTCCCGCAGTCGCGCCCACCGCGCCTCGCCCCGCTCCCCCTGCGGCTCCTGCCGCTGCGCCCGTCACCTCGACCAGCACTGGCGCATAA
- a CDS encoding HlyD family type I secretion periplasmic adaptor subunit, whose product MSSKAITTFDHNFDDMPTSDRGIRRIGLTIVFVTFGIFGTWAAVAPLSNAVHGSGVVTVQNYRKTVQHLEGGIVKELLARDGDLVKQGDPLIVLDEAQLSSEYESTRNQLIVARYKEARLRAERDGLQAIPPVTMEGTDSDRAMEALAGEQQVFKARHDALQGEISVNRERIEQMKQQIAGLNDMIRTKRNLEKSYTGEIKQLKELLAEGFVDNQRLLEQERKLDMLKTEVADHESTITKTKLQIGETELQIVQLKKKFDSDVADELSEVQAQVFDLQEKEAALRDRLSRVVIRAPESGMVLDMKVHTIGGVVSAATPLLDIVPASSELVIEAKVATKDIDRLELGKTADIRFSAFNQATTPVIEGTLIRISADSLTEERTGDPYYLVRVKVTEDGMKKLGNRKLQPGMPADVLINAGDRTMLQYLLKPARNMFAESLIEE is encoded by the coding sequence ATGAGCAGCAAAGCAATCACCACGTTCGACCACAATTTCGATGACATGCCCACCTCCGATCGCGGTATTCGCCGCATCGGCCTGACCATCGTTTTTGTTACCTTCGGCATTTTTGGCACCTGGGCAGCGGTCGCCCCTTTGAGCAATGCCGTCCACGGCTCTGGCGTTGTCACCGTGCAGAACTACCGCAAGACCGTTCAGCACTTGGAAGGCGGTATCGTCAAGGAACTGCTGGCCCGTGACGGTGACCTGGTCAAACAGGGCGACCCGCTGATCGTACTGGATGAAGCTCAACTAAGTTCCGAGTATGAGTCCACCCGTAACCAGCTGATCGTGGCTCGCTATAAAGAAGCGCGTCTGCGCGCCGAGCGCGATGGGTTGCAGGCTATCCCGCCTGTAACTATGGAGGGCACCGATTCGGACCGTGCCATGGAAGCCCTGGCAGGTGAGCAGCAGGTGTTCAAGGCGCGGCACGATGCGTTGCAAGGCGAGATATCGGTCAACCGCGAGCGCATCGAGCAGATGAAGCAGCAGATCGCTGGCCTCAATGACATGATTCGCACCAAGCGCAACCTGGAAAAGTCCTACACCGGTGAAATCAAGCAGCTCAAAGAGCTGCTGGCCGAAGGCTTCGTCGACAACCAGCGCCTGCTCGAGCAGGAGCGCAAACTCGACATGCTCAAGACCGAAGTGGCCGACCATGAGTCGACCATCACCAAGACCAAGCTGCAGATCGGCGAAACAGAGTTGCAGATCGTGCAGTTGAAGAAGAAATTCGATTCGGATGTGGCCGACGAGCTTTCCGAAGTGCAGGCCCAAGTGTTCGACCTGCAGGAAAAAGAAGCTGCGCTGCGGGACCGCCTGTCGCGGGTGGTGATCCGCGCGCCGGAAAGCGGCATGGTGCTGGACATGAAGGTGCACACCATCGGCGGCGTGGTCAGTGCGGCTACGCCACTGCTCGATATTGTCCCTGCCTCTTCGGAGCTGGTGATCGAAGCCAAGGTCGCGACCAAAGACATCGACCGCCTCGAACTGGGCAAGACGGCGGATATCCGCTTCAGTGCCTTCAACCAGGCAACCACCCCGGTTATCGAAGGCACGCTGATCCGTATCTCCGCCGATAGCCTGACTGAGGAACGTACCGGGGACCCGTACTACCTGGTCCGGGTGAAGGTTACTGAAGACGGCATGAAAAAACTCGGCAACCGCAAGCTGCAACCGGGCATGCCAGCTGATGTCCTGATCAACGCAGGCGACCGCACCATGCTGCAGTACTTGCTGAAACCGGCGCGCAACATGTTCGCCGAATCGCTGATCGAGGAATGA
- a CDS encoding UDP-glucose 4-epimerase family protein, with amino-acid sequence MDRQTILVTGASGFVGSALCHRLASIGVYGPRAALRRAGTGPADIPAVNVGDLAATTDWAEALAGVDAVVHAAARVHVMKETAADSLAAFRRVNVEGTLNLARQAAAAGVRRFVFISSVKVNGEASIPGQPLRADDAAMPLDAYGISKHEAEQGLCQVAVATGMEIVIIRPVLVYGPGVKANFHSMMRWVQRGVPLPLGAVDNRRSLVSVQNLVDLVVTCIDHPQARNQTFMASDGEDVSLSELLRALGRALGRPARLLPVPPALLQSAANLVGRHDLAQRLLGSLQVDIAKNQLLLGWRPPFTLQQGLDATARAFLEGHRP; translated from the coding sequence ATGGATAGACAAACCATTCTCGTCACCGGCGCCAGCGGTTTTGTCGGCAGCGCGCTCTGCCACAGGCTGGCTTCAATCGGCGTGTACGGCCCTCGGGCGGCTTTGCGCCGTGCTGGGACGGGGCCGGCGGACATACCGGCGGTCAACGTAGGCGACCTGGCCGCCACGACGGATTGGGCTGAAGCCTTGGCCGGGGTGGACGCCGTGGTGCATGCCGCCGCGCGCGTGCACGTCATGAAAGAAACCGCCGCCGATAGCCTGGCCGCGTTCCGCCGGGTCAATGTCGAGGGCACGCTCAACCTCGCCCGGCAAGCAGCAGCGGCGGGGGTACGGCGCTTCGTGTTCATCAGCTCGGTCAAGGTCAACGGCGAGGCCAGTATTCCGGGCCAGCCCTTGCGTGCCGATGATGCAGCCATGCCGCTGGATGCCTATGGCATTTCCAAACATGAAGCAGAGCAGGGGTTATGCCAGGTAGCCGTGGCCACCGGTATGGAGATCGTGATTATTCGGCCGGTACTGGTCTATGGCCCAGGGGTCAAAGCCAACTTCCACAGCATGATGCGCTGGGTGCAGCGCGGGGTGCCGTTGCCATTGGGGGCTGTCGATAACCGTCGCAGCCTGGTCTCGGTGCAAAACCTCGTAGATCTTGTGGTTACCTGCATCGATCACCCTCAGGCCCGTAACCAGACTTTCATGGCCAGCGATGGCGAGGATGTGTCCTTGAGCGAGCTGTTGCGGGCCTTGGGGCGTGCGCTCGGCCGCCCGGCGCGACTGTTGCCGGTGCCCCCAGCCCTGCTCCAGAGCGCTGCCAATCTGGTTGGCCGGCACGACCTGGCCCAGCGTTTGCTAGGGTCGTTGCAGGTAGATATTGCCAAGAATCAGCTGCTGCTGGGCTGGCGCCCCCCGTTCACCTTGCAGCAGGGGCTTGACGCCACCGCCCGCGCTTTTCTGGAAGGCCACCGCCCATGA
- a CDS encoding MraY family glycosyltransferase: MIWLIIAAGLISLALTAGLRRYALARSLLDIPNARSSHTLPTPRGGGLAFVITFLAALLVLGWSGVVPFRLLVGLLGAGGLVALIGFMDDHGHIAARWRLLGHFVAAAWGLYWLGGMPAITLFGLPLDIAWLSAILAALYLVWLLNLYNFMDGIDGIASIEAICVCLGGCLLYAITGHPQAIGLPLLLAATVAGFLAWNFPPARIFMGDAGSGFLGIVLGLLALQAAWINPLLFWGWLILMGVFVVDATFTLGRRLLRGEKVYEAHRSHAYQYASRQYGSHLPVSLAVAAINIGWLLPVAAAVLLFKLDGAAGTLIAYAPLTLLAIKYRAGERE; the protein is encoded by the coding sequence ATGATATGGCTGATTATCGCTGCTGGCCTCATTTCACTTGCCCTGACCGCAGGGCTTCGGCGTTACGCGCTGGCGCGCAGCTTGCTGGACATCCCCAATGCGCGCAGTTCGCACACCTTGCCCACGCCACGCGGTGGCGGCCTGGCGTTCGTCATTACATTCCTGGCCGCCCTGCTGGTGCTGGGGTGGAGCGGGGTGGTCCCGTTCCGATTGCTGGTCGGCCTGCTCGGGGCCGGGGGGCTGGTGGCGCTGATCGGCTTCATGGATGACCACGGGCATATCGCCGCACGCTGGCGCTTGCTCGGCCACTTTGTAGCGGCCGCCTGGGGGTTGTACTGGTTGGGGGGCATGCCTGCGATTACGCTGTTCGGCCTACCGCTGGACATTGCCTGGCTGAGCGCTATCCTCGCCGCGTTGTACCTGGTCTGGCTGTTGAACCTCTATAACTTCATGGATGGCATCGACGGTATCGCCAGTATCGAGGCCATTTGCGTGTGCCTCGGCGGTTGCCTGCTCTACGCGATTACCGGTCACCCACAGGCGATCGGGTTGCCGTTGCTGCTGGCGGCGACGGTGGCGGGTTTCCTGGCCTGGAACTTCCCCCCGGCGCGGATCTTCATGGGCGATGCCGGCAGTGGTTTCCTGGGTATCGTACTGGGCCTTCTGGCACTGCAGGCAGCCTGGATAAACCCGCTATTATTCTGGGGGTGGTTAATACTTATGGGTGTGTTCGTGGTCGATGCCACGTTCACATTGGGGCGGCGCCTGTTGCGGGGCGAAAAAGTCTATGAAGCCCATCGCAGCCATGCCTACCAATATGCGTCACGGCAGTACGGCAGCCATCTACCCGTCAGCCTGGCGGTGGCGGCCATCAATATCGGCTGGTTGCTGCCCGTGGCTGCAGCCGTGCTGCTGTTCAAGCTTGATGGCGCAGCGGGAACCTTGATTGCCTACGCGCCTCTTACACTGCTGGCGATCAAGTATCGCGCAGGCGAACGCGAATAA
- a CDS encoding GDP-mannose 4,6-dehydratase: MQMASKRALITGVQGFTGRYMAAELRASGYEVVGTGSQVLDAPDYHQVDLTDGPALRALLAEVQPDVIVHLAAIAFVGHGAADAFYQVNLVGTRNLLEAIAACGKAPDCVLIASSANVYGNVSEGMLGEQTPPAPANDYAVSKLAMEYMARLWFDRLPIVITRPFNYTGVGQAENFLLPKIVSHFSRKASTIELGNLDVWRDFSDVRAVVQAYRGLIEARPLGQTVNVSSGQTHSLREVIAKCSAITGHQIDVQVNPAFVRANEVKTLCGDNSLLRSLVPGWQTPTLDETLGWMLAGK, encoded by the coding sequence ATGCAAATGGCCAGTAAACGCGCGCTTATCACAGGGGTTCAGGGGTTCACGGGCCGCTACATGGCGGCCGAGTTGCGAGCCAGTGGCTATGAAGTAGTCGGTACGGGCAGCCAAGTGCTGGATGCCCCGGACTACCACCAGGTCGATCTCACCGACGGCCCGGCCTTGCGCGCGTTGCTGGCCGAAGTGCAGCCGGATGTCATCGTGCATCTGGCTGCCATTGCGTTTGTCGGGCACGGCGCAGCCGATGCGTTCTACCAGGTCAACCTGGTCGGCACGCGCAACCTGCTCGAAGCCATCGCAGCCTGCGGCAAAGCACCCGACTGTGTGCTGATTGCCAGCAGTGCCAACGTATATGGCAATGTTTCCGAAGGGATGCTGGGCGAGCAGACGCCGCCGGCGCCCGCCAATGATTACGCGGTCAGCAAGCTGGCCATGGAATACATGGCGCGGTTGTGGTTCGACCGTTTGCCAATCGTCATCACGCGCCCCTTCAATTACACCGGTGTTGGGCAGGCAGAAAACTTCCTGCTGCCCAAGATCGTTTCGCACTTCAGCCGCAAGGCAAGCACCATCGAACTGGGCAACCTCGACGTATGGCGCGATTTCAGCGACGTGCGTGCGGTGGTGCAGGCTTACCGCGGGCTGATCGAAGCGCGCCCGCTGGGGCAGACGGTGAACGTCAGCTCCGGGCAAACCCATTCGCTGCGCGAAGTCATCGCCAAGTGCTCGGCCATTACCGGGCATCAGATCGACGTACAGGTGAACCCGGCTTTTGTCCGCGCCAACGAGGTCAAGACCTTGTGCGGCGACAACAGCCTGCTGCGCAGCCTGGTACCCGGCTGGCAAACCCCGACACTGGATGAAACCCTGGGTTGGATGCTTGCGGGTAAATGA
- the gmd gene encoding GDP-mannose 4,6-dehydratase, translated as MKAIVTGITGQDGAYLAELLLEKGYTVYGTYRRTSSVNFWRIEELGIHTNPNLHLVEYDLTDLSASIRLLQTTEATEVYNLAAQSFVGVSFEQPLTTAEITGLGAVNLLEAIRIVNPKVRFYQASTSEMFGKVQEIPQVETTPFYPRSPYGVAKLYAHWMTINYRESYNIFATSGILFNHESPLRGREFVTRKITDSVAKIKLGLLDKLELGNLDAKRDWGFAKEYVEGMWRMLQADEPDTFVLATNRTETVRDFVTMAFKAAGIEINWSGKDEAEQGTCAASGKVLVVINPKFYRPAEVELLIGNPAKAKEVLGWEPKTSLEELCRMMVEADLRRNEKGFSF; from the coding sequence ATGAAAGCAATCGTCACTGGGATCACTGGTCAAGACGGCGCCTACCTGGCGGAACTGCTGCTGGAAAAGGGCTACACGGTCTACGGCACCTACCGTCGCACCAGCTCGGTCAACTTCTGGCGCATTGAGGAACTGGGGATCCACACCAACCCCAACCTGCACCTGGTCGAGTACGACCTCACCGACCTGTCGGCCAGCATCCGCCTGCTGCAAACCACCGAAGCCACCGAGGTGTACAACCTCGCCGCGCAGAGCTTCGTTGGCGTGTCGTTCGAACAGCCGCTGACCACCGCCGAAATCACCGGCCTGGGCGCGGTCAACCTGCTCGAAGCCATCCGTATCGTCAACCCGAAAGTGCGCTTCTACCAGGCCTCCACCTCCGAAATGTTCGGCAAGGTGCAGGAAATCCCGCAGGTAGAAACCACCCCGTTCTACCCACGCAGCCCCTACGGCGTGGCCAAGCTGTACGCTCACTGGATGACCATCAACTACCGTGAGTCGTACAACATCTTCGCCACCAGCGGCATCCTGTTCAACCATGAGTCTCCTCTGCGCGGCCGTGAGTTCGTGACCCGCAAGATCACCGACTCGGTAGCCAAGATCAAACTCGGCCTGCTCGACAAGCTGGAGCTGGGCAACCTCGACGCCAAGCGCGACTGGGGCTTTGCCAAGGAATACGTCGAAGGTATGTGGCGCATGCTGCAGGCTGACGAGCCAGACACCTTCGTGCTGGCCACCAACCGTACCGAAACCGTTCGTGACTTCGTGACCATGGCCTTCAAGGCCGCCGGTATCGAAATCAACTGGAGCGGCAAGGACGAGGCAGAGCAGGGCACCTGCGCCGCCTCCGGCAAGGTGCTGGTCGTGATCAACCCGAAATTCTACCGCCCTGCCGAAGTGGAGCTGCTGATCGGCAACCCGGCCAAGGCCAAAGAAGTACTGGGTTGGGAGCCAAAAACCAGCCTGGAAGAGCTGTGCCGCATGATGGTCGAAGCCGACCTGCGTCGTAACGAAAAAGGGTTCTCGTTCTGA
- a CDS encoding glycosyltransferase family 4 protein, giving the protein MKLILSVEPIRFPLTGIGRYTYELASRLQNSSEITDLQLFAGRRFLPGLPQPSDQSDAVHGLKRFVQKNALAVEAYRRLMPFLRKRALQGYEQFIYHSPNYYLPPFAGRSVATFHDLSPFTWAHCHAPQIARYLQKELTLTLERADALITDSHYTRQELADYFAWPIERIHAVPLASSPEFYPRSPDMLRETLARHGLEPGGYSLFVGTIEPRKNIETLLDAYGRLPLALRQRWPLMLTGYHGWRSEAIHARIAQAQQQGWARYLGFAAAQDLPLLFAGARLFTFPSHYEGFGLPVLEAMSSGVPVVCSNSSSLPEVAGQAALMCAPDDVDGLTALLQRGLEDQAWRAAAVEQGLRHAAGFSWERCTQATLEVYRKVREGQ; this is encoded by the coding sequence ATGAAGCTCATCCTTTCCGTCGAGCCGATCCGCTTCCCGCTGACCGGCATTGGACGCTATACCTACGAACTGGCGTCGCGGCTGCAGAACAGTAGCGAGATCACCGACCTGCAGCTGTTTGCCGGTCGGCGCTTCCTGCCAGGCTTGCCCCAGCCGTCGGACCAGTCCGATGCCGTGCATGGCCTCAAGCGTTTCGTGCAGAAGAACGCCTTGGCGGTCGAAGCGTATCGCCGGCTGATGCCCTTTTTGCGCAAGCGGGCCTTGCAGGGCTATGAGCAATTCATCTACCACAGCCCCAACTACTACCTGCCGCCCTTCGCCGGCCGCAGTGTGGCGACCTTCCACGACTTGTCGCCATTCACCTGGGCGCACTGCCATGCGCCGCAGATAGCGCGTTACCTGCAAAAAGAGCTCACGCTTACCCTGGAACGCGCCGATGCGTTGATCACCGATTCGCACTACACCCGTCAGGAGCTGGCCGATTACTTTGCCTGGCCCATTGAGCGGATCCACGCGGTGCCGCTGGCCAGTTCGCCAGAGTTCTACCCGCGTAGCCCCGACATGCTGCGCGAAACCCTTGCCCGGCACGGCCTGGAACCGGGCGGTTACAGCCTGTTCGTGGGCACCATCGAGCCGCGCAAGAATATCGAAACCTTGCTGGACGCTTACGGCAGGTTGCCGCTGGCGCTACGCCAGCGCTGGCCGCTGATGCTTACCGGCTACCACGGCTGGCGCAGCGAAGCGATCCACGCCCGTATCGCTCAGGCGCAACAGCAGGGCTGGGCCCGTTACCTGGGGTTCGCTGCCGCCCAAGACCTGCCCTTGCTGTTTGCCGGGGCCCGGTTGTTCACCTTCCCGTCGCATTACGAAGGGTTCGGCTTGCCCGTGCTCGAAGCCATGAGCTCCGGGGTGCCGGTGGTGTGTTCCAACAGCTCTTCACTGCCTGAAGTGGCAGGCCAGGCCGCCTTGATGTGCGCGCCCGACGACGTGGACGGGCTCACGGCGTTGTTGCAGCGCGGGCTTGAGGATCAAGCCTGGCGCGCGGCCGCGGTAGAGCAGGGGCTGCGCCATGCCGCCGGGTTTTCTTGGGAGCGCTGCACACAAGCCACCCTCGAGGTTTACCGCAAAGTCAGGGAAGGGCAATGA